The proteins below are encoded in one region of Desulfovibrio sp. JC022:
- the xseA gene encoding exodeoxyribonuclease VII large subunit translates to MKIFSVTDITRAVKDVLETEFPFIWVRGQVTNLARPASGHIYFTLTDGDAGLSVVWFKGNQRTGSGDGEESVNPLTGEIESGGSLELEDGMEILVAGHMNVYPPRGVYQLVAELVQEQGVGDLKLAFEAMKRKLAEKGYFDEDRKMEIPRSPKRVAVVTAPTGAAVRDFLKIAEARGTGAEIRIYPTLVQGDLAPGQIAQALDTVYDDGWAEVVVLIRGGGSLEDLWAFNTEQVADALFRATVPVVCGVGHEVDVSIADYVADKRVATPSHAAQELWPRRETLMQTVDELDGSLNRSFEIFLNVRESRLETLQKGLSWLSPAQRIERLLTSFDEEGGRLNRAADKFVNAKSDKVEALSHRLAFVFGEERIERMEYDLSGLQNRLSRAADIFLKDKLAEFENSSTSLRMLDPESLLERGYSLVTVEKNGTFLRSPDEVADGDAIRVRVKSGEVRARVTSE, encoded by the coding sequence ATGAAAATATTTTCTGTAACTGACATTACCCGCGCTGTGAAAGATGTTCTGGAAACGGAATTTCCTTTTATCTGGGTGCGGGGTCAGGTTACGAACTTGGCCCGGCCTGCGTCCGGGCATATTTATTTTACGCTCACTGACGGTGACGCGGGGCTTTCCGTGGTCTGGTTTAAAGGCAACCAGCGTACAGGCAGCGGTGACGGAGAAGAGTCCGTTAATCCTCTGACCGGGGAAATTGAATCCGGCGGGTCGCTGGAACTTGAGGACGGCATGGAAATCCTCGTTGCCGGACATATGAATGTTTATCCCCCGCGCGGAGTGTATCAGCTCGTCGCTGAACTGGTGCAGGAGCAGGGTGTCGGTGATTTAAAACTTGCTTTCGAGGCCATGAAACGCAAACTGGCTGAGAAAGGATATTTTGACGAAGACCGCAAGATGGAAATTCCCCGTTCACCCAAACGGGTGGCGGTGGTTACGGCACCTACCGGTGCGGCTGTACGTGATTTCCTGAAGATTGCTGAAGCACGCGGCACCGGGGCTGAGATTCGGATTTATCCCACACTGGTGCAGGGCGACCTTGCTCCGGGCCAGATTGCACAGGCTCTGGACACTGTTTACGATGACGGCTGGGCCGAAGTTGTTGTGCTCATTCGCGGCGGCGGTTCTCTGGAAGATCTCTGGGCCTTTAACACCGAGCAGGTGGCGGATGCTCTTTTCCGGGCTACTGTCCCGGTGGTCTGCGGGGTAGGGCATGAAGTTGATGTGTCCATTGCCGATTACGTGGCTGATAAGCGGGTGGCGACCCCCAGCCATGCGGCGCAGGAGCTTTGGCCACGGCGCGAGACTCTGATGCAGACTGTGGACGAACTGGACGGTTCGCTTAATCGCAGTTTTGAAATTTTTTTGAATGTGCGTGAGTCACGGCTTGAAACCCTGCAAAAGGGATTGAGTTGGCTTTCTCCCGCACAACGTATCGAACGGTTGCTGACTTCTTTTGATGAGGAAGGGGGGCGACTGAATCGAGCTGCGGATAAATTTGTGAATGCAAAGTCTGATAAGGTTGAAGCTTTGTCACATCGTTTGGCCTTTGTCTTTGGCGAAGAGCGGATTGAACGCATGGAATATGACCTTTCTGGATTGCAAAACAGGTTATCCCGTGCTGCGGATATTTTTTTGAAAGATAAATTGGCTGAATTTGAAAATTCGTCCACCTCATTGCGCATGCTGGACCCGGAAAGTCTGTTGGAGCGTGGCTATTCCCTCGTGACCGTGGAAAAGAACGGTACATTTCTGCGCAGCCCTGATGAAGTTGCAGACGGCGATGCCATCCGGGTGCGGGTAAAATCCGGTGAGGTCCGGGCAAGGGTTACATCTGAATAA
- a CDS encoding M23 family metallopeptidase: protein MNRYKQFRIAFLTLFLLLLCASTALASVFLAYPKNVGLGEPFLVRVTSDKPLESVSIKWKGKSVEPEIRTWKGRSVALAMFGTDVLSDKIGRDKLVIKTVSEGKERTFGRTVKVRKKKYKIQRLTLPKKMVTPPQEVYDKIAQDRKEVAAAKAAMSHDRKWFVPFTRPTKGSQSSPYGAQRILNGKPKNPHRGLDFRGAKGNAIKAMADGKVVLVGKHYYAGNSVYIDHGSGVVTMYFHLSRIDVKEGEMVERGQLIGGIGSTGRVTGPHLHMSLSVQGKLVDPNYVMHKTTDQLLGIK from the coding sequence ATGAACAGATACAAACAATTTCGCATTGCTTTTCTTACTCTGTTTCTGCTTTTGCTCTGTGCTTCCACTGCGCTGGCTTCAGTCTTTCTGGCCTACCCTAAGAACGTAGGTCTCGGTGAGCCGTTTCTGGTCCGGGTGACTTCGGATAAACCGCTGGAGTCCGTTTCCATCAAGTGGAAGGGCAAAAGCGTGGAGCCTGAAATCCGTACTTGGAAAGGGCGTTCTGTTGCGCTGGCAATGTTCGGCACTGATGTGCTTTCTGACAAAATAGGCCGGGACAAGCTGGTCATAAAAACCGTATCCGAAGGAAAGGAACGTACTTTTGGAAGAACGGTTAAGGTTCGTAAAAAGAAGTATAAAATTCAGCGGTTGACCCTGCCCAAGAAAATGGTCACCCCACCGCAGGAAGTTTACGACAAAATTGCGCAGGACCGTAAAGAGGTGGCGGCAGCCAAGGCTGCCATGAGTCATGACCGTAAGTGGTTTGTTCCGTTTACCCGTCCTACCAAGGGATCTCAGTCCAGCCCTTACGGTGCGCAGCGTATTTTGAACGGTAAGCCTAAGAATCCGCACCGCGGTCTCGATTTCCGGGGTGCCAAAGGAAATGCCATCAAAGCCATGGCGGACGGTAAAGTCGTGCTGGTCGGCAAACATTACTACGCTGGAAACTCCGTTTACATTGACCACGGCAGCGGAGTGGTGACTATGTATTTCCATCTTTCAAGGATAGATGTTAAGGAAGGCGAAATGGTGGAACGGGGCCAGCTTATCGGCGGCATAGGTTCTACCGGAAGGGTAACCGGCCCGCACCTGCACATGAGCCTATCAGTGCAGGGAAAACTGGTGGACCCCAATTATGTAATGCATAAAACAACCGACCAATTGCTCGGAATAAAATAA
- a CDS encoding exodeoxyribonuclease VII small subunit: MKKDNKTFEDRLDRLKAIVSALEKGDLPLEEGVALFKEGQSLSKECASQLEKARNEVKIVTDGEVDDFDVDTEEDTADDS; encoded by the coding sequence TTGAAAAAAGATAATAAAACATTTGAAGACCGCTTGGACCGCTTGAAGGCGATAGTGTCCGCCCTTGAAAAGGGCGACCTGCCCCTTGAGGAAGGTGTGGCCCTTTTTAAAGAAGGCCAGTCCCTTTCAAAGGAATGTGCTTCGCAGCTGGAAAAAGCCCGTAATGAAGTGAAAATAGTCACTGACGGCGAAGTGGATGACTTCGACGTTGATACAGAAGAGGATACAGCGGATGACAGTTAA